DNA from Armatimonadota bacterium:
CCGAATGTTCGACCTGGGCGGCGGCGGGGTCAAGATCGGGGGCGCAGGACCAACTCCCACCGGTAATGTGGTGGAGAACAACGTGATCTCCGATGGCGGCCTGGTGCACTTTTCAGCCCACGGTATCTGGGCGGGCATCACCGACGGCACGGTGATCCGCCACAACATCGTGCGTCGCTTCCTGTACTCGAATATCTCGGTGGGATGGGCGTGGCATGAGAACCCCACCCCGTGCAAGAATAATGTAATCGAGGCCAATCACATCCACGATTCCATGATGCTCCTCGCCGACGGCGGGGCCATCTACACACTGGGGTTCATGCCCGGGAATGTCATCCGGGGGAACCATATCCACGACGTGCACCGGAGCAAGTTCGCGGGCAGCGCCCCGAACAATGGCATGTTCTTCGACCAGGGCAGCAAGGGCTTCCTGGTAGAGCGCAATGTGATCTATCGCACGTCCGGGAACCCGATCCGACACAACCAGAACAGCGCCGACTGGCACACGTGGGTAGATAACAGCTTCGGAGTGCTGCCCGATGATCCGGCATTCCCAGCGGAGATCGCACAAGCGGCCGGGCTTGAGCCCCCATACGCCCACTTGGACGCCGAGGCGATCCCCGTCTCCCCCACGCCGATCCTGTCCATGACCTTGCCCCCGCCGCCCCCGCCGGGACCGATTGTGGACACATCGGAGCCCAACGTGCCCACCCCTGTGCCCGAGAAGCGCGCCATCCAGGGCGCAGACGAGCATGTTCACATTCGCGTGACCGATGAGACTGCCGCCGAAGGACGCTTCAGCTTGAAGTTCACCGACGGTCCGAAGAACGCCAAGCCCTTCTACCCGTACCTGATCTACTCCCCCACCTTCGACAAGGGGCGGGTGACGGTGAGCTTCGCGGTCCGCCCCGGCGGGGGTGCGAACATTGGGATCGAGGGCCGGACGTACAAAGGGGGCACGTTCTTCAGCGGGCCACTGGTCACCATTGGGCCTGACGGGACACTGAAGGCCGCCGAACAGACGCTGGTTAGGCTGCCCCTGGATGAGTGGTCCCGCGTCGAGATCAAGTTCGGTCTGGGCGAGCTCGCAGGCGAGGGCTTCTCAGTGCGGGTCACGCTGCCGGACGGGAAAGAGTCAGCCGCGCAGGCGGTGCCCATGAAAGACGAACGCTTCCAGGTTCTGGACTGGTTCGCCTTCCTGTCACACACCACGGTAGATGCAGTATTCTACCTGGACGACGTACGCCTCGAGAACAAGTGAGGGCGGCAACCTCACGGCTTCGCGCCTGACAGGACGCGCAGATTGTCCCAGCGCAGGAGGGCCACCGGGTCTGTCGAGGGCGATCCTTCGGGCACGATGGCCTTTGCACTGATCACCACCGAGAGGGGCTTGCCCACTGCCGGGTCCTGGCCCTCAGGTCCGGTGCGGAAGCGCAGGACGCGGGTGTTCCAGTGCACGGTGCCTCCAGGCGCGATCCTGACCTCGATTGCAGAGCCGAGGCGGTCCCGCTCATCTCCGGTGGCAAGGTAGATTTCCCCCAGTGCGCCGCAGTCCGGGACAAGCGACAGACCGTGCATCTCGCAGAGCACCACGTACTCGGTATCCGGCTGCACCACGCCGATCTCCTGGTACGCCGTCTGGGGTGCTGTATGCCCTTTGGTCAAGTTCGCGCAGGCCACGCCGGTGTATGTATGCAGCGCCCCGACGGCAATCCATGGCCCGCCCTGTTCACCCGGCTTCGCGAAGGGCTTGTCGAAGCCCGGATCCTCCGAGATCGGCTCCGGACGCACCTGCCAGTCCAGTTCGCCCGGGGACTCCGGCTCGCCGGTCTTCCGGAAGTGAGGATATTCCCGTGTTGCTCGCCAAAGCTCGTTGATCCCCGGCGTCCCAGGCCCGCAGGTGTCCAGGTTCACCGGGGGCACGCTACCCGGAATAGGGGGCAGGCGATAGTGTCCGCCGTGGGCATCTTCGAACATCGCCGGCATCCCCTCGCGGGGGGCCTTCGACAGCAGCGTCCTCGCCCACGCGCGCGACCTGATCTCCGTCCCGTCGCATGGGATGCACGTCTGCTGCAGTTCCAGCGGGATCTCAACTCCCTTCCCGCGCAACGGGCTGTCGGGCTTCAGCCGGTAATCCCCGGCCGCCGCGTTCACGAACCCGCCGTCATCCAGCACCTGCTCCGGGGGCAATGCCACCCAGTGCCTGTCGCCCAGCATGATGCGCCGCAGCTTGGGATCGACGGTTAGCGAGTGGGTATCGCAGTGGCGTTCCATGCGCCAGATCGCCAGCTTCCCGTAGAAGCTGTCCCAGCCGCGCATGAACCTGAAATGGTTGCCCGTGCGGTGGTAGTACGGGAGGGTCCACACGAACACGTTGTAGTCCGACCAGTTGCCCCAGCTATGCCCGTTGTCCTCAGTAATGCCAAGAAAGGAACCGGGGCAGTCCACGAGGATATTGTTGAGCACCTGGACATTGCGGACAGGCATGAGCGCGTACTCGCCGGGCTCCCTCACGCTCTGGTTGTAGTTGCACACGCGGGGCATGCCCGTGACCGTGATGCCCTCTCCGCAGCCTTCCAGGACATTGTGGGCCACCAGTGCATCCGAGCTGTAGATCCAGATTGCCCGGCCGCAGCGCCGGAAGGTGTTGTTGACGATGACACCCCAGCGGCTGATCTCGAAGTACACACCCACGGCGCAGTCCTCAAAGAGGTTGTCGGCGACCAGCACATTGTTCACGTTGATGTCCATCCACAGGGCGGCTTCGTCTTCGTGGTGGAAATAGTTTCCAATAAAGCGGCTGTCGCGCCACATCACCCACTTGTTCCCCGCCGACAGGCAGACCACGTCCCCGCGCCAGGCGTTGTGGTGGAACTCGTTGTCCTCCACCAGCATGCGAAAGCCCCAGTTGCTTACCATTCCGCACATACCGTTGTAGGCGATCTCGCAGTTGCGGATGGTGCAATCCTCCCCCGAGACGATGAGGCCAAGGAAGTCGTTATGGGTGATGCGACAGGATTCCACGATGCACCGGTTGCCGGAGACATTCATCGCCTGTTCCCGGGGCCACATGCCATCCTTGATGTGCCGCACGTCCAGGCCGCTCACAGTCCAGGTGCCCCTGAGGTCGATTCCCACGTCCCGAACCGCAACCTCGACTGTCCTGCCTTCCGGGCTGGCGCCGTCGGGCAGCCAGACGTAAAGACGCTTCGCCTCGTTGTCGTAGTAGAAGGACCCGGCGCGCATATCGTCCAGGCCCTTGCCCACCCACTCGCGCACATAACGGAATCCCGTGGCTTTCTCGGCCCGGAGAGGACTGCCCTGGAGGCCGATCTGCTGCAGAGGCTCTTCATCCACGAACACCATCTGCGCGTAAGTGTCCAGCGGGCACGCGAACACCCCGCGGTGACCATCCGCGGGGGCCGGGAGTGCTGCGCCGTTGCGGACCACCACCGGCTCCCAGGGCCCTGCGATGATCTCCGAGCCCTTGATGATCGGCCGGCTGCCCGGTTCAGCGGCAAGAGTGCAGCGGATGTCCGTGTCCTGCCACGGCTCCGGTTTCCAGACCACCGACTCCCGGTACGTGCCATTGCCCACGAAGACGCTGTCGCCCGGCTGGAGCTTCCCAACCGCCGCCGAGATCGTCTTCAGCGGAGCCGCCAGACTGCCGGGATTGTCGTCCGAGGCGTTCGGCGCGCTCTGGCTGACGTGGTACACGGCGCTGAAGCCCGGCATGCACAGGAGAAGCAGGACTGCCACCGAGAGGCAGGGAACTGTCACGGAGGTCACCACCGTGGGTCGAGGATTGCCCGGCCTGCATTGTGGCCAGACCCTTCGCCGGCGTGCAGGGCCAGTCCTGCCTGCGCCGTGCACCCGGGTTCGAGACAAGCGCCGCTCCGCTAGTAAGACCAAGCGGGCGTTCACGCCCTCACACCATCAACCGGAGCCGTCGCCATGCATGCTTTCATCATCCAGGCCGCCCATACCGCCGCCGTTGACACCCTTCCAGTGCCGGATCCGCCTCCCGGACAGGCGCTTGTGCGGGTCCAAGTCTGCGGGCTTTGCGGATCCGACCTGCACGCCTACGAGGGATCGCAGCCGTTCTTCCGCTATCCCGAGATTCCCGGGCACGAGGTAGTCGGCGAGATTGTGCGCGTCAACCCGTCACCAGAGGGCCTCATGCGTCTCACGGGACGTCCCGTCGCGACAGGGCTCGCCCCCGGCGAACGCGTTGTGCTCGACCCTGGCATGCCCTGTGGAGACTGTCACCCGTGCCGCCACGGACGGTACAACTGCTGTGAGAACATGCGCGTCATCGGGGTCCATGCACCGGGAGCGCTTGCGGAGTTTTTCTGCGCGCCCCTGGAATGCCTTCACCGGGTGCCGCGAGGCCTGTCGGACGAGGTCGCGGTTCTCGCAGAGCCCCTGTCCATTGGGGTGCAGGCGAACAACCGCGCGCGGACCAGCCCGAACGACACCATGCTCATCATCGGTTCCGGCAGTATCGGCCTGTGCGTCATGGCCGTAGCCCGCCATCGCGGCGCGAGAGTGGCGGTCAGCGACCTGTCGGAAGCCCGGCGCAACCGGGCACTGAGCATGGGTGCGGACGCGGCCTTCGACCCGACTTCACCCACTTTCCGCGCGGACCTGGAGGCCTTCTGCGGAGATTCCGGGCCGGATATCGTGGTGGAAGCAGTGGGCAAGGCTAACACAGTCGCCCAGGCGCTCGACCTTGTGGTTGCCGGGGGGCGCGTGGTGCTTCTCGGCCTGATCAGCGACCCGATTACATTCCCCGGCAATGTCATGGTGAAGAAGGAACTGGACTTCCTGGGCTCCCGGCTGCACCGGGGCACGATCCCCGACGCCCTCGAACTCCTGGCTGCCGGATACGTGGACATCGCGAGCCTGTTGACCCATCGTCTGGCCCTGAGTGAGACTGAGGAGGGCCTGCGGATGATGGCCTCTTCGCCGGACCAGGTGATCAAGGCGGCGGTGTTCGTGGGCTGACGGGACCCGCACAGCCGCTTGCCGCTGGTCGTCAATGACTGCTCTTCCCCGCAACATCCCGCCGGGACGGTCTCGATCGCCAGCCGTGGCAGGTTCCTCCCGTACCCGCGGCGAACGTCCGCCCCGACTCTCATCAATTCTCGCACAGCCGGCCATGGAGGCTGCCATGCCCCTGTCCCATCGTGAAAACT
Protein-coding regions in this window:
- a CDS encoding alcohol dehydrogenase catalytic domain-containing protein encodes the protein MHAFIIQAAHTAAVDTLPVPDPPPGQALVRVQVCGLCGSDLHAYEGSQPFFRYPEIPGHEVVGEIVRVNPSPEGLMRLTGRPVATGLAPGERVVLDPGMPCGDCHPCRHGRYNCCENMRVIGVHAPGALAEFFCAPLECLHRVPRGLSDEVAVLAEPLSIGVQANNRARTSPNDTMLIIGSGSIGLCVMAVARHRGARVAVSDLSEARRNRALSMGADAAFDPTSPTFRADLEAFCGDSGPDIVVEAVGKANTVAQALDLVVAGGRVVLLGLISDPITFPGNVMVKKELDFLGSRLHRGTIPDALELLAAGYVDIASLLTHRLALSETEEGLRMMASSPDQVIKAAVFVG
- a CDS encoding right-handed parallel beta-helix repeat-containing protein; translated protein: MTVPCLSVAVLLLLCMPGFSAVYHVSQSAPNASDDNPGSLAAPLKTISAAVGKLQPGDSVFVGNGTYRESVVWKPEPWQDTDIRCTLAAEPGSRPIIKGSEIIAGPWEPVVVRNGAALPAPADGHRGVFACPLDTYAQMVFVDEEPLQQIGLQGSPLRAEKATGFRYVREWVGKGLDDMRAGSFYYDNEAKRLYVWLPDGASPEGRTVEVAVRDVGIDLRGTWTVSGLDVRHIKDGMWPREQAMNVSGNRCIVESCRITHNDFLGLIVSGEDCTIRNCEIAYNGMCGMVSNWGFRMLVEDNEFHHNAWRGDVVCLSAGNKWVMWRDSRFIGNYFHHEDEAALWMDINVNNVLVADNLFEDCAVGVYFEISRWGVIVNNTFRRCGRAIWIYSSDALVAHNVLEGCGEGITVTGMPRVCNYNQSVREPGEYALMPVRNVQVLNNILVDCPGSFLGITEDNGHSWGNWSDYNVFVWTLPYYHRTGNHFRFMRGWDSFYGKLAIWRMERHCDTHSLTVDPKLRRIMLGDRHWVALPPEQVLDDGGFVNAAAGDYRLKPDSPLRGKGVEIPLELQQTCIPCDGTEIRSRAWARTLLSKAPREGMPAMFEDAHGGHYRLPPIPGSVPPVNLDTCGPGTPGINELWRATREYPHFRKTGEPESPGELDWQVRPEPISEDPGFDKPFAKPGEQGGPWIAVGALHTYTGVACANLTKGHTAPQTAYQEIGVVQPDTEYVVLCEMHGLSLVPDCGALGEIYLATGDERDRLGSAIEVRIAPGGTVHWNTRVLRFRTGPEGQDPAVGKPLSVVISAKAIVPEGSPSTDPVALLRWDNLRVLSGAKP
- a CDS encoding right-handed parallel beta-helix repeat-containing protein, with amino-acid sequence MTVIQIALTAAVTLLLANASVGADTVFYVSQAGNDGWSGSIPTPAANEADGPLRTLEGARNAVRVLKAAGNGLPGPVTIRIQAGDWFLAEPLRLTPEDSGTQEAPITWTTYGEGATVLTGGQVITDWEDAGDGVWQAQIPEVQRGEWTFRQLFVRRPGETHFLRRYRPSKGALIIAGLTNAPAREGMGHRRSQDEFMYVPGDLEPWENLEDVEIVALHDWSSSRLRIRELDTENHIVRFTGFPVYRIGHWWKGGRNPYYAENVKEQFANPGEWYLDRPTGVLSYRPVEGEDMATLTVVAPRTDQLVILQGDAEMGLSVDHVRFRGITFAHTHWSLPDQGYSSGQGMTDLPAAFQARVATHCAVEDCTFAHLGAYAVDFGGGCSNNRIAGNRMFDLGGGGVKIGGAGPTPTGNVVENNVISDGGLVHFSAHGIWAGITDGTVIRHNIVRRFLYSNISVGWAWHENPTPCKNNVIEANHIHDSMMLLADGGAIYTLGFMPGNVIRGNHIHDVHRSKFAGSAPNNGMFFDQGSKGFLVERNVIYRTSGNPIRHNQNSADWHTWVDNSFGVLPDDPAFPAEIAQAAGLEPPYAHLDAEAIPVSPTPILSMTLPPPPPPGPIVDTSEPNVPTPVPEKRAIQGADEHVHIRVTDETAAEGRFSLKFTDGPKNAKPFYPYLIYSPTFDKGRVTVSFAVRPGGGANIGIEGRTYKGGTFFSGPLVTIGPDGTLKAAEQTLVRLPLDEWSRVEIKFGLGELAGEGFSVRVTLPDGKESAAQAVPMKDERFQVLDWFAFLSHTTVDAVFYLDDVRLENK